Part of the Roseobacter litoralis Och 149 genome, GGATCGTTTTGTCGATTCCTTGCCCCCGAACCGTCGCGAGGTGGGGATCGTTTTTCAGAATTACGCGCTCTTCCCGCATATGACCGTGACCGACAATATCGCCTACGGTCTTGATGCGCGCGGCGACGCCAAATCCGATCAGCGACAGCGTGTGTCGGAAATGCTCAAAACCGTGCGGATGGAAGCCTTTGGCAATCGCAAGCCGGGGCAACTGTCGGGTGGACAACAGCAGCGCGTTGCCCTTGCGCGTGCGCTTGCTGTACGGCCCCGTATCCTGCTGCTGGACGAACCCTTTGCCGCACTGGACAAGAATCTGCGTCTCGATATGCAGATCGAAATCAAGCGACTGCAAAGACAGTTTGCGCTGACCGCGATCCTCGTGACCCACGATCAGGAAGAGGCGATGGGAATTGCAGATCGCATTGCGGTGATGAACAAGGGCCGCATTGAACAGTTGGGCAGCCCGGTGGAAATCTATGACCAGCCCGCGACGCTGTTTGTCAATGATTTCATCGGGTCTTCGAACCGGTTTGCGGGTGAGGTGCTGGGCCGGGAAGCGGACCGCTATGTCATTCGTCTCGACAATGGCGCGATCTGGCATGTGGCCTCGTCGAAGGCTTTCAACACCGCAGATGGGGTCCTGCTGACTGTGCGGCCGGAGCAACTGATGTTGGTGGACCAGCCCGCGCCCGGCGCGTTTGCGGTCGAGCACACGCTGAGCCTGCCCTTGGGCGGAACGCTCATTC contains:
- a CDS encoding ABC transporter ATP-binding protein, translated to MEHAIYINEGPITPNAGMRSVGEPLTLDGISHSYGDGLAVDDVTLEVAGGELIALLGPSGCGKSTLLRIVAGFLEQTRGQVKIGDRFVDSLPPNRREVGIVFQNYALFPHMTVTDNIAYGLDARGDAKSDQRQRVSEMLKTVRMEAFGNRKPGQLSGGQQQRVALARALAVRPRILLLDEPFAALDKNLRLDMQIEIKRLQRQFALTAILVTHDQEEAMGIADRIAVMNKGRIEQLGSPVEIYDQPATLFVNDFIGSSNRFAGEVLGREADRYVIRLDNGAIWHVASSKAFNTADGVLLTVRPEQLMLVDQPAPGAFAVEHTLSLPLGGTLIHDVQTPDGATIKVAAPRRVGEAAKPLGPSHCALAETAAPILFPKPK